ACGAGATCATGTTTTTCTTCGTTGGATCTATGAAGATGAAATGGGAACTGGAGACTGGACGGAGGCAGCTCGGCTCCATGCTGTGATCTTGTCTGCTGTGCTGCTCCGCTTTCCCCGCATCTTGGCTTTTAAGCTGGTGGTTGGGCTGATCTGATGCTTGATTCTGTGGGAGCGCGCCATTCTAGAATGAGGTGAGGACGGAATGAGCAGTTGATGCAAATGGATCTAGATAGTGGTGCGTAGTGAAGACTTGTGCATATTGCATACAGATGGCTTATGTATGAGAAGACGGTGTTTATGAGCACTGCGGAGGAGaatttccatctcctctAGGGTAAGTAGGCCGAGGTGCAAGTTCGCTCATGGTATGACGTAGCGATAGACTGTTGATCTTGTTTCAAAGCCATACGGTCCATCGGCAACAAATTCCTGTTAATGGTTGTAGCCTCAGTAACGGCAATAACGGTCCATTACTCTCGGTTAATAACAATGGCCGGCTGTTTCGGATAACGGCACCTATTCCAATGTCTCGATGTTTTTAATTCTGCCTATTGCTCTGAAGACAAATTGCACGTCTATTATAGCAGGTCTATTACAGCAGCTGGATGGCACTTGTGGAATGGAAATGCTACCATTCGCTGTCAGCTGCCTGTCCCAGacaaccagcagcagcctcgtgTGATACTCATGGCACGAGCACCACGTTGTCTTCATTCAGCCATGTGATGAAGCCGTCATGTCCGCAGATGCAGATCATCGCGCACAAGCAAATCACCAACCATTTGATCTCTACAACGTAACTAAACTGGCGCCTGCTAAGAGCATCCCGCACGCTATTGGGTCCCAGCGCCCAGCCCCCCCTGCTTTAAGGCGTATCGGCCCCAGAAACCCCGCTGGAGAGTCGTACCGGAGCCGCGATGTGACCTCTGCCCTCTACATCTCGACACTCAGTTGCCAGTCACAGCAGCCTCCATCCGCGACTTGGCCAGAAGAACGGAAAGTCACGCGGCCGCCGCCTGGTGACGAGAGAGGACAACGGAAGTCATTCTATCCCTTGGATTGCTGTCTCAAAGGCGCGTGCCAAAGGAGGGGAAAAAGGACTGAGCCAGAGACACAAAGAGAGAGTGAAATACCTAGacaagacgagagagagagagagagctaGAAAGAAGAGGTGCGGTGCAAAGAacgagaaaagagacaagggATCCGATCCAACAGAGAACTCGGTTACCGTCAAAGTGGAGGTTTTTTGCAAATTAAATTGCCTAGATTCCAGACGGCAGATGTCTGTAGAACGTGAGGGAGAGCGGGCATAGGACAAGAAAGGATAAAGCCAACTACAGAGACGATGGAGATACGCCTCGGCTCTGCATGGGACTGTAAGAAAAAGAACCCGatccctttcctcttctcccccttCTTTCAGCCTGTTGTATTCCTTTTGGACAGCTTTGGGACAAAGGGAACAAGGGCGTATTCAAGATGATATCAGACATCAAGTTGACTCTTGCTTTAGCTGTAGCACAGATACCGCTTAGCGGTGCTGCCACCGCAACTCGTGAGTGAGCCTTTCCATCAGCATTGCCTCGCATTGTCGCAGCCTTGCCTGCTGGGATTTCGCAGTGGCGATTCACTCCTGTATGGAACCCATGCTTATTCTGACCACACAGTCCGGCCATGGAAGTTCTCCCCGCTGCCCCTCGGCTCGGTCAAGCCCGGGGGATGGATGCTCGGTGAGATGACGGCCATGGCGAATGGGCTCGCGGGCCACGAGCACGACTTTTACGTCTACGTCAGCGAGTCCAGCTGGCTGAACACGCCTGGCAGCGGCGGGACCGAGTACAGCTCTCTCAACGAGGGCCTGCCGTACTGGTTCAACGGCCTCGTGCCGCTGGCGTATCAGCTCGACGACGAGAGGCTCAAGGCGCAGGTCCAGGACGTTGCCAACACCGTGCTGGGATTCCAGGCCACCGACGGCTGGATCGGGCCAGAGGTTGGCGGTGCGAGAAACTTTTGGGCGCGGACGCCCTTCTTTCTCGGGCTGACGCAGCTCGTGGAGGCGGACAGCTCGTGGGAAGAGCAGGTTGTCACGGCGCTTCGCCGCTTCATGACGCTGGCGAACAAGATGCTGCACAACAACAGCCAGGGCTTCGTCAACTGCGCCAGCAACGTGGACTGCACGTGGGGACAGGCGCGCGTGCATGATCTGATCATCACCATCCagtggctgctggagaagtaTCCCTCCGACCAGGACTCCCTGCTGTGGGACAACATGAATCTGTTTTACTCGCAGACCAACTACAAGTGGGCGGATTGGTACACCGAGGGCGTGTTTGAGGAGGAAGTGGACCCTACGAATTCCTCCAACTTTGTTTGGATTCACGGCGTCAATGTTGGCCAAGGTATGTTTCCGTCTCTTGTGTCAGGGTGAAGATGACTTACTCATGGCGGTATAATAGGCCTCAAGGCGTCCTCTGTCATCTACAGAATGACTGGAGACGACGAGATGGTCGCCAAGAGCCAGAACGCCGTGGACTGGAGCTTCCAGTACCACGGCTCGGCCTCTGGGTCCATCCTCgcagacgagagagagcgtGACCTGTCGTCTTACATGGGCAGCGAGCTCTGCACGGCCGTAGAGACGGCCTACTCGCTGGCCTACATGTACCAGGTTCTCGGTGACAACGGCTACGCTGATCGTGCCGAGAGAACCATCTTCAACGCTCTCCCCGTCATGCTGACCGGCGACAAATGGGCTCACCAGTACATGGACAGCCCGAACCAGCCGTTTGCCCTCAGCACCATCCAGCCCGACGGCAGCGTGCCGCAGGTGTTTACGACGGCAAACAGCGGCGTGGCCACGACATTCGGCATGGAGCCGCTGTATCCGTGCTGCACCGTGAACCATCCCCAGGGCTATCCCAAGTTTGTGGCCAACAGCTGGGTGCTGCACAACGGCGGCTTGGCACACGCTTTGCTGAGTCCATCTACTGTGACGACGATTGTCAACGGAGGCTCGGTAACGGTCGAGTGTGACACCAACTATCCCTTTAGCAACGTCCTCACGTACTCTGTTGATGCCGACAAGCCCTTCACTCTGTACCTGCGCATGCCAGAGTGGGCGGACGGCCAAATGTCCACCCTGACCCAGTCCGGCGCGTCTTCGTCTCGCCTGACTGTCGACGCCGACGAGGCCACCGGCATGACCAGGATCAACCTGAACGCCGGCAAGACCACAATCACCTACGTCATCATCGCGGGCGTCAGGACCGAGGAGCGGCCCAACAACAGCGtggccgtcttcttcggcaaCCTGCTCTACGCGCTGGACGTTGGCTACGCCGAGAACTCGACGCTGCCGCACGCCTACTACGACCCCAACGGCCCCGGCATCTCGGGCCTGCCCTTTTCGCAGCTACGCGACTGGTACATTGAGAGCACCAAGCCGTGGAACGTGGCCATTGATCCCTCGACGATTAAGTATCACGGCGTCAGCAGCAGTGCGACCCTGCCGGATCCGATCTTCGAGATGGGCGCGCCGCCAAACTACATGACGGTCTCTGGCTGCCAGATCAACTGGCCGCTGTATCTCGGCGTCACGCCGGATgtgccgccgctgcagagGACGTGCGTGGggccgaagaagacgttTAGGCTGGTGCCGTATGGAGGCGCAAAGGTGCACATGGCGGATTTGCCGACGGTGGAGTTTTGAGGCTTTTGAGCGGGATGCCGTGAGGCTCGACGTTTGGTCTTGTTTAGTTATTGCTTTGTACATATGGGATGCAGGAATGATGCacagatacatgtatatatacgTATGTATACAAAGCGTTCTtcagaaagagagagggagagtaCGCGATTTGTTTTTATGAGTTGTTTGAATTCCGCTCAGCCTTTCTCTAAATAGTTGAGCATAACCCCATCTCGCTGTACTCATTCAAGGCGCGTAACGGATTGTGGCTTGAAATTAGCCAATGCCTTGCATATCTTCTATCTGGATTTTTTCCGTACAAAATGTTTTCATTCGTCTTTATGGATCATGATTCCTCGGAACTCATCTTTCGGAAGAGAAAGAGCCCATGTTAGGGGTTCCGAGCTATGTCTGCGATACGTACGGAGAGCAGTTCAGTCCGAATTAGTACTACATGTTGTTGCTTTCTCTCGGCTAAAAGGGAATAATACACGTATCCGGATCTGGCCTGCGTTACCATAGAACTGGTGCACTGCTACCCCTTCCTATGCTGTCCACAGCTTTGAGCTCCGGTTGCTGGCATGCTCGGATGAGGCGGCCACGCACTGGGCTCAAAAGGGGGATTTTACACGATTCCGTGCCTCGGTGCAAGTAAACAAGTTCAAATGTGGATTATACTCCAAAGTATAGGCAAAACTCGGCAGTAAATGGATTTATGCTGCAGCGGTCTTTATCGGAAGATGACGCAAAACTTGTTATACCCACCACCCGAAGCCGTAGTGAATCCACCAAGATCAAACAAACCACATATAGTCTAGCGATCTATTTAAAATAGGAGAATTTAAGCTGAGCCGCTATAATGCTTAAAGGAGAATTGAGAGCCATGCGGATAGCTTTATCCGGAATCTCAGCGTTTGAGGTAGATATAGATGGAACTGTGTATCAAACGCACCCAAGATCACCATTGTGCAAAGACAAAATAGTTCTTACGTCAATCTCCACACAGATGTGATAGCATGTGAAATGGCGTAACGTCAGCTGAGCGTTATATGCTAAGATATTATTGTTGAAATCTTGAGTTCAATTCTTCATATTGCACATGTATTCCTATTTCTTGTCTTAGTGAGTCGGGTCAGAGACGTTGCGTAGTCTCATGTAAGATGAAGTATGCCCGCTCGACCAACTTCTCTCCACTTCGGATCGTCCGGCTCACACAAGGTCTGTTCCGAGGACTATATCAAAGAAATGAACTCTTGCAAAACAACTCAACGCTTCCTACATCATCAACTTGCCGAATATTCTGCATCTCATTTACATGATAGCCGGAGAGCAAAGTGGCTCATGCCAATGCCGGGACGCTAATCCAAACCTCGGCAGCAGCTTATAAGCCAATCAAAGCCCAGTATTCGCACAGCTACGTCAATCGAAGCCGCCATAGAAGCTTCCGCAGAGATCCACATAGCGAGGCTCGGAAACGGATTCCCCGTAGTGAATTTCCTAATTGGTACGAGATACGTATTCTGAGAGCCTCGAGCACTCCCAATTCGTCTGCGAGCATGACGTTGTAATCGCCAATCAGCATGTTTTCCGACTAATAACAGTAGCCTTACTGATGTTGCATTCAGTTTGTATGATAAGGATCTGTAGAGAGGGATTAAAGCGAAATAGGCCTCAGCAGCTTCCTTATAAGCCCGAGCATCTCCTTGTTATTCTCCAAATTCACCACGCTGCTCTATACATCAACTGCAATACTTGCATCACATCATCAATACAAATCATTACACAGCAATAAAAACAATGGCCATCACGTGGCAACCTCCTTTGAATTACAGGAACAGACCTGTTGCAGTCTTGGGTGCGGGCGTTCTGGGCCGTAGAATAGGTATGCGAGATTCGTCCATCTTGAAGGCAAACGCTAATACTTCTCGTAGCTTGCATCTGGGCATCGGCAGGATACGACGTGCGGATACGAGACCCGAGTGCACAGCAGCGAAGCGACGGCATTGCCTATGTCGAGGTAAATGTAGCCTCATACTCTCAGAAGACCGGAATGACGCCAGGCAAGGCACAGGCCTTCGATAATATTCAAGAAGCTGTTGAAAATGCTTGGCTTGTTATAGAAGCTGTTCCGGAAAAGATTCAGCTCAAGATTGATACCTTTGCCGAGCTGGATGCGCTTACACCCGCCGACTGCATCCTGGCCTCGAATTCATCCTCATACAAGTCTTCCGAAATGATTGAGAAAGTGTCCGCTGCTAGAAAGACCCAGATCTTGAACATGCATTACTATATGCCTCCGGCGTGCATGATCGTGGAACTCATGACGGACGGTTTCACGACGGAAGATATTTTCCCATTCATGGTTGAGCGATCAAAGGAAGCTGCCACATTGCCATATGTCGCGAGAAAGCAATCAACAGGCTTCATCTTTAACCGCCTTTGGGCCGCTATCAAGCGCGAGTCTTTGACGATTCTGGCTGAGGGAGTTTCCGTTCCAGAGGAAATCGACTCCCTGTGGACAGAAATGTTTATAAATGGCGGCGCAACACCTTGCAAGATGATGGACAGTAAGTAATGCATTACGCAACTGGATCCTGAATCCCAGCTAACGCAGATATTAGACGTCGGACTTGATACAGTGGCTTTTATCGAAAGCCATTACATCGCAGAGCGTGGACTCTCTTCTGAGAAGACTGTTGACTTCTTGAAAGCACAGTACCTGGACCAGGGCAAACTGGGAACTAAATCCGAGAAAGGCGGCTTCTACCCGTCCTCAGAGGTCAAGTCTGCCACGACCAACGGCCATTCGAATGAGCCCAAAATTATTGTCTTGGATATTGGTCTGGCTGCCGATGCGCCAAACCTACGCTCAGGAGGCCAAATTCTCCAACTAGGCCTGAACGGAAAGATTGAAAAAGTTCTGGTCAGTGGCACGTCAATgcctgatggccttgatatAGATCATGAAAGCGGCCGCATGTTCTGGACCTGTATGGGTGTTCCGGGAAACACTGATGATGGCGCCATCTACTCCGCCAACGTTGATGGCACCGATGTCCGCACCGTTCTTGCTCCTGGTTCTGTCAACACTCCCAAGCAGCTGGCCCTTGACCGcgaggcaaagaagatttACGTCTCTGATCGTGAGGGCCTCTCTGTTTACCGATGCAATTTCGACGGCTCCGATCTGGAACTACTGATCAAGACTGGGGACGCTGAGAATccagaggagaaggaagataACACCAAGTGGTGCGTTGGTATCGCTGTGGTCCCCAAACTGGGCAAATTCTACTGGACCCAAAAGGGCCCCTCCAAGGGCAACAAAGGCCGCATCTTCTCCGCCAACATAGCAACTCCCGCAGGCCAATCTGCCCAATCAAGAGACGACATTGTGTGCCTCTTGGGTGGTCTTCCTGAGCCAATTGACCTGGAGGTGGACGAAGAGACGAATACCCTCTATTGGACTGATCGTGGCGAATTGCCTTTCGGAAACACGTTGAACAAGGCTCAGTTGGACGGCGCTGGACTTTTGGAGAAATCTGCTTCTCCCAGGGGATATGAGATTCTTACAAAACATCTCAAGGAAGCGATTGGCCTCAAGCTGGACACTAAGAATGGTCACATTTATGTGTCTGATCTGGGCGGCTTCATTTACCAGTGCGATCTCGATGGTAAGAATAAGAAGGTTATTCATTCAGACGACTACCGGGCCTTTACAGGCATTAACCTCTTATAAGTGGTGGATGGGAGTTTCTGTTGTGTATAGGcatagaagaaaagatttcGTACTTTTAGACTCGTATAGATTTCATTATTGATACATCAcactgctgctattgaagCGATGAtccgtttttttctctctccatgTTCTCTTGTCGTTTTGCTTTGCTGGTTAGAAAGTCTGAGTAATACGTTTCAAGGGAGGGACATTATTACAGCGATATTACTGCTAAGCTGCATGCGTAGAGCTGAGACATGCAGCCAAAAGCAATTTACTGTGCTATATATTACGGACGCTGCAAGGGTGCTTACTGATAGCACTGCTCAGCTGGCCCGTTACCAGCCCCCATTTCTCCGACGCGTTATCTATGCATATATGTGCCGTTTATCCCTTCAATGTAGACCTGAAACCCTTCACCGCCATCTGCTACCATCTGTGATATCATGGAGGCAAACTCGCTGAATCGAAGCGTCGGAGCTGGTGTAAGTGGCTCACAGAGTGTATCCGTCGAGATGGATGAACTACTCTCGGCGGGATCCCACGTCAGCACGCCCTCTCCGCAGCGCAAACTCGCGCCATGTTACTCTAATCCGCCTTCTCCACAGCTGACGGAGCTCCCTATCGAGCTTCTAGCAGACATCGCGAATCGGCTTGAGAACAGCGACATCAAGAACCTTCGTCTGGCGTGCAAGCTTCTCGCCAGAACATCAGCGCTGCGCATCAGCCGCGTCTTCCTGTCTGCGAATCCCCTCAACGTCAGAGTCTTCTGCGCCATCGCCGACCACGAGGTGTTTCGCCATGGCGTCATCCAAGTCATCTACGACGATGCTCGGCTTCCACGGTCTGCGTACGAGGAGGCATCGGCTCGAAGGCCCGACTTGCTGCGTTGTAGCGAGTCTCGGCAGATAGGCGTGCAGACTGATGAAAACTGGTTTAATAACGAGCGACAGCAGAACATGAGAGAGATTGACCGTCACGAGTTCCACACTGCAGGCCAGTGGGATAGTCCTGCTAGGATgcagcaagcagctgctgagATGCCAATGCAGGCGTCGTGGGCATATTATCAGGATCTCGTCCGTCAGCAGGATGAAGTGATTGCAGACAACTCTGATTTAGAGGCCTTACGATATGGGCTGCGGCGGTTCTCATCGTTACAAACCGTTATTGTTACGCCAGCTGCTCACGGCCTACTGTTCAGTCCGCTATACAAGACGCCAATGATTCGAGCGTTTCCCCTCGGCTTCAATTATCCTATCCCACGGGGCTGGCCTGCACGCCACGAGggacaatcttcttttgcagctgctgcgtgggttaatgaagaagatgccgtcTGGGCAGAAAAGGCTAGAGCTCAATGGCGAGGCTGCCAGATTGTCACCCGTGCTCTCGCAGAAGAGCGGCGACACCACCACGTGTCTGAGTTTCTCATTGACTCCAGGCAACTTCTGACTGGGCTCAACTGCCGCCTCTTTGAACAGCAATGCAAGGCGTACGATGATATAGTCTCGATACTTGAGCATCCTGGCCTTCGGCGCTTTGAGCTTTCACTTCACATTGACGGACAGCAGCGACTGGGCTGGCCAGCTTTTCGCAGCGGTCTTTTGCGCCATGCCCTAGCCAAGGCTGAGGATTTGGAGCATTTCTCCTTGGCCGCTGACACAGACCCGGATATTGTCGATGGAGAGTCGCCTCCGTCGCTGGAGACGTATCTTCCCCTTAATCGCTGGCCTCGGCTTCAGCATCTGAGGCTGTGGAATCTGTCTGTCAAAAAAGCCGAAGTCATCTCAATATTAACTAGAATTCCTCCAACGCTATCCACACTTGAACTCGGCCTTTTGATATTTTCAGATAACGGAGATTATCGCAGCCTGCTTTATGATATGCGCCTCATTCTCCGCTGGCATGAGCGGGGGATCCGACCCAGAGTCAAGATTGCCTTGCCTCGCAAACCATATTATAGAGATGGGCAGTCTGTCTGGATCGAGGAGGAGGTTGACGAATTTTTATACGAAAATGGTGCTAATCCGTTTGATGCGAGATTGGGCTTGAATCGGGTACAACAAGGCGTGGGTGTCCTTCGCGATGTGTTTATCGCAGATTATGAGAAGCCTTGGTGAATGAACTTGggatgtctttttttttttttaataattgCATTATATAGCATGCATGAATTCTTTTCTTGGGTATTAGTTAGTTTTGGTTGGGAAAGTGAAGCTTTCTAAAAGTTGGAGACCAAGTGAACACGCAGTATTATGAGAAAACGAATTTTCGGTGCTTCCGCAAAGAAATgtctataaatatatatctacCTATATATGTGCCGAAGGAAATAAAGTCTATAGTATCAATAGCATAAACATGCGTTCACATATACTTTTAGAAGAGGAATATCTGATCTGTAATCTTTGCAACAGCGCCTGGCGCTTCAAAGCCCATCGCCACCAACGCTTTCTGAGAAGCATTCACCATTCCAGGCGGCCCGCACAGCATGACCTTGGTGTCAGGAGACGCTTTAGGTAGCTTAGAGGCCATGACAGTTTGTGTGACGAAACCTTTGCCGTAGGGCCACTTCTGTGGAGGCTGGTCTAGCATGTACCAGATCTTGAGGTTTTTTGGGTAGTTCTTggcaaaggcatcaagctcTTTTCGAAGAAGAATGTCGTCTTCAGTGCGGTTGGCGTAGACCAAGCTGATCTCGGTTGTATCGGTATCGTCTTCGCAGATTGCGCGAATGAGCTGATACATGGGCGTGATTCCAGTCCCTCCCGCAATCATTCCTATCTTCTTGCAGAGGCCCTTTCGATATCTCATTGGGCCCTTTGGGCCGCGGAAGAGGACTTTGTCGCCAACTTTGAGATTTGCAAGGTATTTTCCGGTAAGCTGGCCGTCTGGGTAGCACTTGATGACCAACTCCAGTTTTCCTAGGTCGGTGTTATTTGAAACTGGGGTGTATGACCTCGAGACATCTGTTCCATCAATAGCCGCTTTAATAGCGACGTGCTGGCCGATGGGAATGCCAATAACATCGCTTGGTTTGGGCAGTtggaagacaaagagaaagacgtTTGGCGATAACACGTCCTTTCTAATAAGAGGGAGGTCTTTGTATGACTTGGGCTCCAACCAGCCTCTGGCAAGGTTTGGGTTGGGCTTTATCCTGTTCTTGCTCTTGATGTGCGGGGGATACTTGGTGAAGCCTGACTCAATCTCGGTAAACTTGGACAATTGAGATCCAATAACACCCCCAACGGTGGCGCAAAAGAGGGAAGCAGCAATGAAGCCGTTTGCAAATCCTCCTTGTGGCAGATGAACGGCCTGCAGCCAGTGTGATGATAGCTTAGGGAGATGAGAAAAGTTGGTCAAGGCAACAGGAAGATTGAGGCGCCTTTCTGAAGCAAGCAGAGAAAGCCCAAGACCGCCTGCTAGCGGAATAGCCGCCATGGTAAGTATGCCAATGGCGGAGGATGAGCTTTTGGTGGATTTTGTTTCCTCAACAGGCTTCTGGACCAGCCGAACAGTTTTGGTGGGCTTGCTGTTTTGGACATAACCCTGAACAGTGCCAACCAACAAGGTGCTCAAGACCTCGTCTGCATCTTCTGAATGTCCGGCCTCATTATATGCAGCAGTTGCATCTGTGCCGGCAACTTCAACAAGGACTTCAACTCCACCAGGATGATCCCGCACATATTTGGAGACATCGTAGACTAATAGTGCCTTGTTAGAGAAATGCAAAGAACGAACGGCAAAATCTTCATTCTGGGATTCAGTACCTTTTCCGTGGATTACAATCCACAAGTCTTCTCTTTTATTATGCGCAGCAACATCTGCTAATGTGTACTCTGGCATGGTCATGAAGCGGGATGGGTATGATCTTATTATGTAGAAAGGCGGGCAGGACTCCAGTTGGTCTTACTCCAGGAAATGACCAAGGCAATTGATGAGCCAAAGTTGGAGAATGGAAAAACCAAAGGATAATTATTGAGTTATTATatcaaaaaagagagactgtCTCTTATGGATGGATCTTACGGAAACCCCTTTACTCACAAATTTCTTGTTCCATATATATGCGAAAACGCCCGAGTACTGGCTGCATCAAGCATCATCATGCAGGATTGTCCAGATACCGGAAATGGGAAGCTGTCCGAAAATGGCTAGTTTCCGCGGCAACTTTAGTCAGGGGTCTCTTGCCGAAGCTGATAGCTCTGATTTGGGCTTACCGAACCAATGAAATGGCTTCGGAGAAACCGATTCCTCGGAAAGCTGTATGATGGCAATGCCGAGAGTGGGATGCGACTCTGAGCTGCGGGTATATCGTCATTTACAGATACGAAAATATCGCGACGGGGCATGTAGAGATGATACCTGAACTGTATAGCAGTTCTGTGGAGACTTTTAGTTATAAGGATGAGAGTTCGCACAAATTGAAGCAATAGAAACGGACACACACCAAAAGTGAACTGCACATTCGAACATCATGGCGATACAACAGTTTTATCTCCTCGGAGAGTCAGAAACAGCTACCACAGCTATTGACATCGATTCAAATTTGGACTTTGATGGACTTAGACACTTGGTTGCATCCTATTTTGCTATTGTTGAGCCCAATGGTAAGTGCAACTTGGAGACATTTCTTTTCATACTTTACCATGTAGCCAGCGGCTAATAATTGAACAGGAGTTGGATTTCAGTTTCAAGAAAATGCTCTTCAAGAAGTCTCAGacgcctcttctgctgcggGCCCGGTAGCTATCTCTATCGATGGGCATGCTGTCCGTGAGGTGCCTGGCCCCAAGGGCTTGCCTTATCTCGGAAACTTCCTTGAGATATATCCTGATCACCTTGGCAACCACCAACGATTATTTGAACATTATGGTCCCATCATCAAGACGGTCAACATGGGCCGAGCCGTTTACCAGACAAACGACCCAGAAATTGCTACCATTGCTTTTGCTGAGTCTGACTTCTTCACGAAGAAGATTAACGAAGATCATCCTCTTTACGCATTGAAGACCCCGGCTGCTGGTGTCTTTCTGGGTGACACCGAAACAGAGGAATGGAAGATTGCTCATAAATTCCTTCCTCCTGCCCTTGGCCCCAAAGCGGTCCGCCACTATGCACCTACAATGCAGAAAACAGTCGAAGACGCTACCAAAGTGTTTGACGAGCTCGATAAGCAGGGTGAAGCTTGGAATGTCTACCAATACATGATCAAGCTTGGTTCGCAAGCTGTTGGAAAGCTCACTTTGGGCATTGACTTTAACCACTTTGCCTCGCCTGATACACATTTGCACGAGATGATCCTTTTGATCGCAGAGGTATTGTCCTTGAACAAGAAAGTTTCGTCCAAAGGCAGCTGGTATAGCAACCTACCTTTTGGCGACCCAAAGCGCCTAAAAGATGTAAAGCTTCGCATTGAGGAAATGATTGAAGAGTCTATTCAAGCAGCCGCCCGAGGTGGTGTGGAGGATCTCCCACTCCAAGACGCCGCTCTGAAGGCATCAAACATGGTTGGTAAGTAAACACCACGTGCCCCTCTATTACAACATCGCGCTAATGCAGGAAATTATCTAGACTATGCAATTCGTGCTACCGACAACAAGGGCGAAAAGCTACCAAAGTCTAGTATTGTCTGGGCTCTTATTGTCGCCACTGGCGCTGGTTTCACAACTACCAGCTCGCTGCTCTCTTGGCTCATCTATGGGCTGGTCACCTATCCAGGAATGCAGGAGAGACTTCTCCAGGAGCTGGTTGACAacgactttgacgaggacgcATTACTTACTTCTGACTACACCGACCGCTTAGTCTTCCAGGATAAATACATCAAGGAGATGCAGCGCAAACACAACCCATCTTACCAACCAGGACGCACAGCAAAGACCGATCTTATT
This portion of the Trichoderma atroviride chromosome 6, complete sequence genome encodes:
- a CDS encoding uncharacterized protein (EggNog:ENOG41~TransMembrane:1 (o342-369i)), whose translation is MAIQQFYLLGESETATTAIDIDSNLDFDGLRHLVASYFAIVEPNGVGFQFQENALQEVSDASSAAGPVAISIDGHAVREVPGPKGLPYLGNFLEIYPDHLGNHQRLFEHYGPIIKTVNMGRAVYQTNDPEIATIAFAESDFFTKKINEDHPLYALKTPAAGVFLGDTETEEWKIAHKFLPPALGPKAVRHYAPTMQKTVEDATKVFDELDKQGEAWNVYQYMIKLGSQAVGKLTLGIDFNHFASPDTHLHEMILLIAEVLSLNKKVSSKGSWYSNLPFGDPKRLKDVKLRIEEMIEESIQAAARGGVEDLPLQDAALKASNMVDYAIRATDNKGEKLPKSSIVWALIVATGAGFTTTSSLLSWLIYGLVTYPGMQERLLQELVDNDFDEDALLTSDYTDRLVFQDKYIKEMQRKHNPSYQPGRTAKTDLILPGGYKLPKDSVVIPALHHIHNNPKLWSDPAKFDPDRWDTEEVKNRPKGAYMPFAAGPRMCIGFNFALQEIKVFLPKLIYRYKFTQEGDAAVEYDPMFQLIRPNNLYVRAERRVKWPPKSNTAAPSASS
- a CDS encoding uncharacterized protein (TransMembrane:2 (i110-131o165-184i)); amino-acid sequence: MTMPEYTLADVAAHNKREDLWIVIHGKVYDVSKYVRDHPGGVEVLVEVAGTDATAAYNEAGHSEDADEVLSTLLVGTVQGYVQNSKPTKTVRLVQKPVEETKSTKSSSSAIGILTMAAIPLAGGLGLSLLASERRLNLPVALTNFSHLPKLSSHWLQAVHLPQGGFANGFIAASLFCATVGGVIGSQLSKFTEIESGFTKYPPHIKSKNRIKPNPNLARGWLEPKSYKDLPLIRKDVLSPNVFLFVFQLPKPSDVIGIPIGQHVAIKAAIDGTDVSRSYTPVSNNTDLGKLELVIKCYPDGQLTGKYLANLKVGDKVLFRGPKGPMRYRKGLCKKIGMIAGGTGITPMYQLIRAICEDDTDTTEISLVYANRTEDDILLRKELDAFAKNYPKNLKIWYMLDQPPQKWPYGKGFVTQTVMASKLPKASPDTKVMLCGPPGMVNASQKALVAMGFEAPGAVAKITDQIFLF